Proteins encoded in a region of the Populus alba chromosome 13, ASM523922v2, whole genome shotgun sequence genome:
- the LOC118044035 gene encoding auxin-induced protein 22D, whose product MEFERDLNLDATELRLGLPGTATKQSEKQTPNSNLAKSNKRSLPDMNEEPAGSSRENSSTVSSNEEKSHDQETAPPPIKAQVVGWPPIRSYRKNCLQAKKLEAEAAGLYVKVSMDGAPYLRKIDLKVYKGYPELLKALEEMFKSKVGEYSEREGYNGSEHVPTYEDKDGDWMLVGDVPWDMFISSCKRLRIMKESEARGLGCAV is encoded by the exons ATGGAATTTGAGAGAGACCTTAATCTTGATGCAACAGAGCTTAGGTTAGGCCTCCCCGGCACTGCCACAAAACAGTCAGAGAAGCAAACACCTAACTCAAATCTTGCCAAGAGCAACAAAAGATCATTGCCTGACATGAATGAAGAGCCTGCAGGATCATCAAGGGAAAATTCTAGCACTGTGtcatcaaatgaagaaaaaagccATGACCAAGAAACTGCTCCTCCACCCATCAA GGCACAAGTGGTAGGGTGGCCACCAATCAGATCTTACAGGAAAAACTGTCTACAAGCAAAGAAACTAGAGGCTGAAGCTGCTGGACTTTACGTGAAAGTTAGCATGGATGGTGCTCCTTATCTCAGAAAGATTGATTTGAAGGTTTACAAAGGATATCCAGAACTCCTCAAGGCCTTGGAAGAGATGTTCAAATCCAAAGTTG GTGAGTATTCGGAGAGGGAAGGGTATAATGGATCAGAACATGTACCAACATATGAAGACAAAGATGGAGATTGGATGTTGGTTGGAGATGTTCCATGGGA TATGTTCATCAGTTCATGTAAGAGGCTGAGAATCATGAAAGAGTCAGAAGCTAGAGGTTTGGGTTGTGCTGTGTAA